Proteins co-encoded in one Terriglobia bacterium genomic window:
- a CDS encoding GNAT family N-acetyltransferase, protein MEIRLITSADAEIWWQLRIEGLRNDPSAFADSAEEHENTSVETARRRLSAGNPAHNFVVGSFEDGTITGTAGFYRFHHLKERHKGHIWGVYVRPESRGKGVGTALMKEIVRRARRN, encoded by the coding sequence ATGGAAATCCGCCTGATTACCTCCGCCGATGCTGAAATCTGGTGGCAGCTGCGCATCGAAGGGCTGCGCAACGATCCATCTGCGTTTGCCGATTCGGCGGAAGAGCATGAGAACACCTCTGTGGAAACCGCGCGTAGGCGACTGAGCGCGGGCAATCCAGCGCACAATTTCGTGGTCGGCAGCTTTGAGGATGGCACGATTACCGGAACCGCGGGATTCTATCGTTTCCATCATCTGAAAGAGCGCCACAAAGGCCACATCTGGGGCGTTTATGTGCGGCCCGAATCGCGTGGCAAAGGCGTCGGGACCGCCTTGATGAAAGAAATTGTTCGCCGCGCACGGCGAAATTGA
- the moaA gene encoding GTP 3',8-cyclase MoaA, whose product MRLQDKHGRFITDLRVSITDRCNYKCVYCRTGNEGAQYSELPFVDYLRLVRIFVESGIEKVRLTGGEPLLRNGLVDFVRDLAQLRTLNGERPDLAITTNGHLLAELAQPLKDAGLRRATISMDAVDAEKFARITRVPNGYTSVLAGIRAAKRAGLEPVKVNCVLLRGFNEDQIVEFARFSREEGVVVRFIEFMPLEEDRVWSPDVVVPMDEILEKLNEFRPVRQLPNELSETARRYTFDDGKGEIGIIAPVSHPFCGHCSRVRLTSDGKIRTCLFSLLDHDMAGRMYRGATDSELTDYVRSVVDQKEARHHIGEAGFIKPSRSMVHIGG is encoded by the coding sequence ATGCGGCTTCAGGACAAACACGGGCGCTTTATCACTGACCTCCGCGTCAGCATCACTGATCGCTGCAATTACAAATGCGTCTACTGCCGTACCGGCAATGAAGGCGCGCAGTATTCTGAGCTCCCTTTTGTTGACTACTTGCGTTTGGTGCGGATCTTCGTTGAGTCCGGCATAGAAAAAGTAAGGCTTACCGGTGGCGAACCTCTGCTGCGCAACGGCCTGGTGGATTTTGTCCGTGATCTCGCCCAGTTGCGCACGCTCAATGGTGAGAGGCCCGATCTGGCAATCACGACCAACGGTCACCTGCTGGCCGAACTCGCTCAACCGCTCAAAGACGCAGGGCTGCGTCGCGCCACCATCAGCATGGACGCCGTCGATGCTGAAAAATTTGCCCGCATTACCCGCGTTCCCAATGGTTATACCAGTGTACTGGCCGGCATCCGCGCTGCCAAACGCGCTGGGCTGGAACCGGTCAAGGTCAACTGCGTCCTTCTGCGCGGATTCAATGAAGATCAGATCGTAGAATTCGCTCGCTTCTCGAGGGAAGAAGGCGTAGTCGTTCGTTTTATCGAATTCATGCCGCTGGAAGAAGATCGCGTCTGGTCCCCTGACGTGGTGGTTCCCATGGATGAAATTCTGGAAAAACTCAACGAATTTCGTCCTGTACGCCAGCTACCTAACGAGCTCAGCGAGACCGCTCGTCGTTATACCTTTGACGATGGCAAAGGTGAAATCGGGATTATTGCGCCCGTGTCTCATCCCTTCTGCGGACACTGCTCGCGTGTACGGCTCACGTCAGACGGCAAGATTCGCACTTGCCTTTTTTCCCTGCTTGACCATGACATGGCAGGGAGAATGTATCGCGGCGCAACTGACAGTGAATTAACTGATTACGTTCGGTCAGTGGTCGACCAGAAGGAAGCCCGCCATCACATTGGAGAAGCTGGATTTATCAAGCCTTCGCGTAGCATGGTCCACATTGGCGGCTAA
- a CDS encoding sel1 repeat family protein: MKAIVSLFLMLIVAVLTAYGQGTIASVAALTQRAEAGEAQAQVELGRAYEDGKDVPQDYAKAVEWFRKSAEQGNAQAQNSLGVMYAQGRGVQGDREEAIRWYRKAAKQNSPEAIYNIAISYYNGEGVEANLNDAATWMMVASRKGDAQATEALKQIIQELHQRMNISKFQLAQLYNKGDEIPQDLPGAVSLYRELAEQEDEMWYNERSRYQLCQLYATGKGVPQDYAKAKSWCKKSRTDFSYMVLGRMAEQGLGQSKNLREALGYYKEAAFRAVPDGYMDTARLELASGAHDAQKNAYFWYLIAIKRKVPGAEEKLREVATHLTEKEITKQQQQATAWLRMRDAERFENLKKH; this comes from the coding sequence ATGAAAGCTATCGTCTCCCTATTCTTGATGCTCATCGTTGCTGTTCTGACCGCCTACGGACAGGGCACGATCGCTTCCGTGGCTGCGCTAACCCAGCGGGCAGAAGCTGGCGAGGCCCAGGCGCAGGTCGAACTCGGGCGCGCCTACGAAGATGGAAAGGACGTGCCGCAGGATTATGCCAAGGCGGTCGAGTGGTTCCGCAAGTCCGCGGAACAGGGCAATGCGCAGGCGCAAAACAGCCTGGGCGTGATGTACGCGCAGGGCCGGGGCGTGCAAGGAGACAGGGAAGAAGCAATACGCTGGTATCGGAAGGCCGCGAAACAGAACTCGCCTGAAGCCATTTATAACATTGCCATCTCTTATTACAACGGAGAAGGTGTTGAAGCAAACCTCAACGATGCCGCCACATGGATGATGGTGGCGTCACGCAAAGGCGACGCCCAAGCCACAGAGGCGCTGAAGCAAATCATTCAGGAATTGCATCAGCGTATGAACATCAGCAAATTCCAACTGGCGCAGTTGTATAACAAAGGCGACGAGATCCCGCAGGACCTGCCGGGGGCGGTGAGCTTATACCGGGAGCTTGCCGAGCAGGAGGATGAGATGTGGTACAACGAACGTTCGCGTTACCAGTTGTGCCAGCTCTATGCCACGGGAAAAGGCGTGCCGCAGGACTATGCCAAGGCAAAATCGTGGTGCAAGAAATCCCGGACGGATTTTTCCTATATGGTACTGGGACGTATGGCCGAGCAAGGGCTGGGACAGTCAAAAAACCTGCGCGAAGCCCTGGGGTATTACAAGGAAGCCGCTTTCCGGGCAGTTCCCGACGGCTACATGGATACGGCACGGCTGGAATTGGCGTCCGGGGCCCACGATGCGCAGAAAAACGCTTATTTCTGGTATCTCATCGCGATCAAGCGCAAGGTACCGGGCGCGGAAGAAAAGTTGCGCGAGGTTGCCACCCATCTCACGGAAAAAGAAATCACAAAGCAGCAACAACAGGCTACCGCATGGCTCAGAATGAGAGATGCGGAGCGGTTCGAGAATTTGAAAAAACATTGA